A genomic window from Dethiosulfovibrio salsuginis includes:
- the nrdR gene encoding transcriptional regulator NrdR — protein sequence MRCPKCAASETRVIETRTADEGRIVRRRRECPSCSSRFTTYERVDEKKLLWVFKKDGKREAFDRDKVFRGIRKACEKLPVSLERLEETACRVEDRLLAEGGGEVSSVRIGEIVMEELADLDKVAYVRFASVYREFTDLTSFQNEISMLLDKRKPLR from the coding sequence ATGAGGTGTCCTAAGTGCGCCGCCTCCGAGACCAGGGTTATAGAGACCAGGACCGCCGACGAAGGCAGAATCGTGAGGCGACGGAGGGAATGTCCCTCCTGTTCGTCTCGGTTTACGACCTACGAGAGGGTGGACGAAAAGAAGCTCCTGTGGGTGTTTAAAAAGGACGGAAAGAGGGAGGCTTTCGACAGGGATAAGGTTTTCAGGGGCATAAGGAAGGCCTGCGAAAAACTGCCTGTCTCCCTGGAGAGGCTGGAGGAGACCGCCTGTCGAGTCGAGGACAGGCTTCTCGCCGAAGGTGGTGGGGAGGTCTCCAGCGTCAGGATAGGGGAGATAGTCATGGAGGAACTGGCGGACCTCGATAAGGTCGCCTACGTCCGTTTTGCCTCGGTCTACAGGGAGTTCACCGACCTTACCAGCTTTCAGAACGAAATATCGATGCTGTTGGATAAAAGAAAGCCTCTGAGATGA
- the rpsU gene encoding 30S ribosomal protein S21, with amino-acid sequence MTTVVRRDNESLEDALRRFKRDVSRTGVLREARQREHYEKPSEAKKRKKQELAKKKHR; translated from the coding sequence ATGACGACGGTTGTCAGACGCGACAACGAGTCCCTCGAGGACGCCCTCAGGCGATTCAAACGGGACGTCTCCAGAACGGGGGTCCTCCGGGAGGCTCGCCAGAGAGAGCACTACGAGAAGCCCAGTGAGGCCAAGAAGAGGAAGAAGCAGGAGCTTGCCAAGAAGAAACACCGGTAG
- a CDS encoding histidine triad nucleotide-binding protein, with amino-acid sequence MSQSCPFCRIVSGELKADIVYEDETCLAFRDIAPQAPSHVLIIPKDHVPSASHVEDHVLWVSLMVAVREVVRRISPDSGYRLVVNCGEDAGQTVPHLHVHLLSGRPLGWPPG; translated from the coding sequence TTGAGTCAGAGTTGTCCCTTCTGCAGGATCGTTTCCGGTGAACTGAAGGCCGATATAGTCTATGAGGACGAGACCTGTCTCGCCTTCAGGGATATCGCCCCTCAGGCCCCTAGCCATGTCCTGATAATACCGAAGGATCACGTTCCCTCTGCTTCTCATGTCGAGGACCATGTCCTCTGGGTATCACTAATGGTTGCAGTCCGGGAAGTTGTTCGACGTATCTCTCCGGATTCAGGATATCGGCTCGTCGTCAACTGTGGCGAGGACGCCGGTCAGACAGTCCCCCACCTTCACGTCCACCTGCTTTCAGGTCGTCCTTTAGGATGGCCTCCAGGATAG
- a CDS encoding J domain-containing protein, with translation MNGMTVRECYHILNLSPGASWSEVKAAFRRCARQSHPDVARSSSRDFERISEAYMTLRDRFRSGERFEEERAGEKGRKIDLSWMWDPFVKASSWVSRTVEDVSRKRKEKKEERERTRREEEARRARVLDDAISEAEESLEAILSRVDRPGSVSDRGRLLKRLESSLPEVRSLAIGRLLPSIGSSEVSSAIERCISRFGLDEEVIDGLATLKDPMGSLRYAMAGAPHFRSMTLGVARKYLKWIKSIPGGKSIYSGLPEPASSQVAGVLMAQWPQDLPLPPVSRIESFLASKDEALLVPLLRQLYRRGCPDRLMLRIRAISEKSEDPAVKAWSRAIVCRSTVV, from the coding sequence ATGAACGGAATGACCGTCAGAGAGTGTTATCACATACTGAACCTTTCCCCCGGAGCCTCCTGGTCCGAGGTCAAGGCCGCTTTCCGGCGTTGTGCCAGACAGTCCCATCCCGACGTGGCGAGATCTAGCTCCAGGGACTTTGAGCGAATCTCGGAAGCCTATATGACCCTCAGAGACCGGTTCCGATCGGGAGAGCGCTTCGAGGAAGAACGTGCGGGCGAAAAAGGCAGAAAGATAGATCTCAGCTGGATGTGGGATCCTTTCGTAAAGGCGTCCTCCTGGGTCTCCAGGACCGTAGAGGACGTCTCCAGAAAGCGAAAGGAAAAAAAAGAAGAGAGAGAGAGGACCAGGAGGGAAGAGGAGGCCCGTAGGGCCAGGGTGTTGGACGACGCCATATCGGAGGCGGAGGAATCCCTCGAGGCCATTCTGTCCAGAGTGGACCGTCCAGGATCGGTGTCCGATAGGGGAAGATTGCTTAAGAGGCTTGAAAGCTCCCTGCCGGAGGTCCGTTCCCTGGCCATCGGTCGCCTGTTGCCCTCCATAGGATCGTCGGAGGTGTCGTCGGCTATAGAGAGGTGTATATCCAGGTTTGGCCTCGACGAGGAAGTCATAGACGGACTGGCAACCTTGAAGGACCCTATGGGATCCCTCCGTTACGCCATGGCCGGAGCCCCTCACTTTCGCTCCATGACCTTGGGAGTCGCCCGAAAATACCTCAAATGGATCAAATCGATTCCTGGGGGGAAATCCATATACTCCGGCCTTCCCGAGCCCGCCTCGAGCCAGGTCGCCGGTGTCCTGATGGCCCAGTGGCCCCAGGATCTCCCTTTGCCTCCTGTTTCCAGAATAGAATCCTTTTTGGCCTCAAAAGACGAGGCTCTTCTGGTTCCCCTCCTCCGGCAACTATATCGGAGGGGCTGTCCAGACCGTCTGATGTTACGAATTAGGGCTATTTCGGAAAAATCGGAAGATCCAGCGGTAAAAGCTTGGTCCCGTGCTATTGTATGTCGGAGCACAGTAGTATAA